The Arachis ipaensis cultivar K30076 chromosome B07, Araip1.1, whole genome shotgun sequence genomic interval CAAGAACTTTCTTTTGAGGCAGGGAAGAAGGATACTATCACTGTTGCTGAGTTAACGAAAATAactgaagagaaagagagaaaagtgaAGGAACTTACCTCATCTCTCAAGTCCCAAAGGTCGGAATTGGAAGATGCAAGGAGTCAGCAGGAGTCAACAAATAAGGAGATAAGCGAGTTGAAGATACACAATGAGCAACTGGTTGCTCGGCTGGGCGAGCTTGAGAATGAGATTTATGAATCTTTCGCTCAGGGGTTTGACCGAGCTGTGTCACAAATGAGGGTCTTGTTTCCCGATTTTGATGCTGGTAAGCTAGACGCCACAAAGACTGTGGTGGATGGCAAGTTGATAGATGATGAAGCATTGGAGAAAGCAGATGGTTCCAGTATTGGAGAAAGGGATNNNNNNNNNNNNNNNNNNNNNNNNNNNNNNNNNNNNNNNNNNNNNNNNNNNNNNNNNNNNNNNNNNNNNNNNNNNNNNNNNNNNNNNNNNNNNNNNNNNNNNNNNNNNNNNNNNNNNNNNNNNNNNNNAATGAAACTGTTTAGGTTCTGTTTCCGATGTTGTTGCATAAGCCTGTTTGACTTTGTTTGATCCTTTCTCCGGGTATGAAGCCCGGGTCAAGTTTTGTTGAGCCGACTGTTGGCATGGTTGTTTTGCTTTTATAATAGGTGTTTTGTATCTTGTGTTTGTATACATGCATGCACAATATCGAACAAAGATTGCAAAAGTTTCAACGTTTGAGCATTATTGTATTCAAACAAAGCAAATGATAAATACATGAACTTGAAAACTGGCAtccggcctcgttaaaaccttatcTGAGCAAAAACCCAATGTGGGTGAAAAATCTCCTaataaggaaaaagagtaccATCATATGCCGCCCCGTGTTTAGGACACATACATTTTCAGTGATGAGATGTTCCACGTCCCTGAGACTGGTTCTCCTTGGAGTGTTTGCAATGAGTAAGCCCCCATTCCGAGAGGTTTGGTGATTTTGTAGGGTCCGTCCCATGTAGCTGCTAGCTTGCCATGTCCTGGTATTCGCCGAGCTTCTTCTGTTTTTCTTAAGACGAGGTCTCCTTCCCTGAAGGTTCTTGGGATGACCTTTCTATTGTATCTTCGTTGTATCAATTGTTGCATTGCCTTTTGTTTAAGATATGCCTTTTCTCGGTGTTCTTCAATTATGTCGAGCTCGGCTGACCGAGCTTGATTGTTGTCCTCGTCCATTTGGTAGCTGACTCTTAGTGTGGGGTTGGAAATTTCAACTGGAATCACTGCCTCTGCTCCGTACACCAGTCTGAAGGGGGTTTCCCCTGTGGATGAATGAATGGTTGTATTATAGGCCCATAGTACCTCTGGAACTAACTCTGCCCAGTCTCCTTTTGCATCACCGAGCTTTTTACGTAGTGCTTGCAATATGACCTGATTAGCGGCTTCTGCTTGACCGTTCGTTTGAGGGTGCTCGACCGAGCTGAAGTGATGTTTGATATGAAAGTTCTGTAAAAAACAGGCAAGGCGAGTATCAGTGAATTGTCTTCCATTATCAGAGACAAGCTCACCGGGGATGCCGTATCTGCAGATGATGTTTTTCCAAAGGAAAGATTGTACCTTTTCTGCTGTGATGCGTGCTAATGGTTGTGCTTCAATCCATTTAGAAAAGTAATCTATACAGACTAGGAGAAATTTTACCTGTCCTGGCGCTTTTGGGAAAGGACCTAAGATGTCTATTCCCCATCTGTGAAATGGCCAGCTTACCTCTGTGCTATGTAACAGCTCGGCCGGGCTGTGTATTATTTTCGCATGCTTCTGACAATTATCGCACCTTTGAACTTTTGTTATGCAGTCCTTCTTTAAGGTTGGCCAATAGTAACCTGCCCTAAGTAATTTGGCTGCTAGGCTTCGGCCACCCACATGGTTGCCGCAGACACCCTCGTGGACTTCATCTATTGCCAAAGCTGCTTCTTCTTTGCCGAGGCATTTTAGCAGTGGTCTGGAGAATCCTCGCTTATATAGCTCGGTTCCGAGAACTGTATAGAAACTAGCTCGTCTTCGGAAGAGTTTTGGACTTGCCTCATAGGGAGGTATTGTTCCTTGATTGATGTATGTTATTATGGGAGCTCTCCAGTCGTCTTCCTGCATAATACTCAATATAGGTGTTAGGTTTACGCTAGGTTTTTCTAGCGTTAGTTGTGAAAGGTTGGGTGTTTGATTGGTTTTCCTAGTTGTTGCCAATTTGGATAAGATATCAGCCCGGTTGTTATTTTCCCGGGGTACGTGGATAAGTTCAAAATTGTTAAGTTTTGAAATAAGTTCTTTTACTAGAAGCCAATATCGTTCCAAGAGGGGATCTTTGACCTGGTATGAGCCGTTTACCTGTTGGACTATTAATAATGAGTCGCAGTGTACTGTTATGCTGGATACCTGAAGTCCAATGGCTAGCGTTATCCCAGCGATGAGAGCTTCGTATTCTGCTTGATTATTGCTCGCCCCAAAGCTGAACCGTATTGATTGTTCAATGACTGTGCCTTTTCCATCTTCCAATATGATTCCAGCTCCTGTTCCGTCGTTGTTAGAAGCTCCATCCACATACATAATCCAGGTCTTCGGTTCAGTTTTTTCATGCGGGTTGGTTCCTTCTGAGATAAAGTCGGCTAGGATTTGTGATTTTAGTGCTGGCCTTGGCTGGTACTGGATGTCGAATTCTGATAGTTCAATAGACCACTTTATTAGTCTTCCCGCGACCTCCGGTCTTGTTAAGATTTGTCGAAGTGGTTGGTCTGTCCGAACTATTATGGTATGACTTTGAAAGTAATGTCTAAGTCTTCGGGCAGTGATAACCAAGGCTAGAGCCAATTGTTCCACTTTTGGGTACCTTTTCTCCACTGGTTGTAGAACTTTGCTGACAAAATATACTGGCTTCTGAACTTTTCCTGTTTCAACTATGAGAGCCGAACTTATAGCTTGGTCAGAAACAGATAAATATAAATGTAACGGCTTACCAGCCTCTGGTCTTTGTAGTATCTGGGGAGACGTTAGCATGGCTTTTAATTCTGTGAAGGATTGCTCGCAAGCTTCTGTCCACTCGAATTGCTTACCTTTTGATATGGTTTGGAAGAAATGATAGGACCTGTTTGCTACTGTTGGCAAGAATCGCGATAGAGCTGCTATCCTTCCAGTTAGTTTTTGGACTTCCTTCACAGTCCTCGGACTGGCCATGTTGAGGACGGCGGCGCATTTTtcaggatttgcctcgattcctctggATGTCAACATAAAGCCTAGGAATTTTCCTCCTTGTATGCCAAAGGTGCACTTTTCAGGATTCAGTTTCATATTATATGTTCGGACTTGGTGAAAGACCTCGGCCAGATCACTGCAGTGTGAACCTCCTGTTGGAGTCTTGACCACCATGTCGTCAACATAGACTTCCATGTTCCGTCCAATTTGCTGACTAAAAACCTTGTCCATCAGACGTTGATATGTTGCACCTGCGTtcttaagaccaaaaggcattactgTGAAACAAAAGTTGCCGAATTCTGTTATGAAAGCTGTCTTATGTTGGTCTTCCGGATGCATTAAAATCTGGTTATacccagaatatgcatccatgaagcttaGGCAATTAAAACCTGAAGCGTTGTCTACTAATTTGTCAATACAAGGTAATGGATATGCGTCTTTAGGGCATGCCTTATTGAGAtttgtaaagtcgacgcacatgcgccatttacctgtGTTCTTTCTTACCATGACGATGTTTGATAACCATGTCGTAAATCTTACTTCTTTAATGAAGCCTGCTGCCAGTAGCTTTTTTGTTTCCTCAAGGGATGCTTGCCTCCTTTCTGTTCCTAGGTTGCGCTTCTTTTGTGCGATGGGTCTGATTGATGGGTTTACGGCTAGCTTGTGGCAAATGATGCCGGGGTcaatgcctggcatgtctgctggggtccatgcaaagaggtcggcattgTCTTGTAAAATTCTGATTAACCGAGTTCTTTCCTGTCCTGAAAGTGCACCACCAACGTATGTAAATTTGTTAGGGTTATCATAAAATATTACCTTTTCCAATTCGTCTATTGGTTGTGGTCTTTCTTGAAAATCCTCTCTGGGATCCAACTCTTTAAGGAGAGGAAGATCTTCTGAGTTATAAATGGCCTGTACTGGTGCTGAGGTGATTCTGTGCGTTGCCTGTTGTTTCAGGCTGGCGTTATAGCATTGCCGTGCTTCTATGTGGTCGGCATGTACTGTAGCTATGACGTCATCCTGCACGTAAAACTTAACACAGAGATGTAAAGTGGATACAATTGCTCCAAAAGAATTTAAAGCTGGTCTGCCTAAAATAATGTTATATGGGCTTGTGCAGTTTACTACGACATATTGTGTATCAACTGCTTTTGACCGGGGATGCACCCCTAGGACGGTTCTTAGCCATACACTTCCTATTACCGACACCCTTTCTCCGGAGAACCCTATGAGGTCTCCGGAGTAGGGTTGTATGATTTTATCAGATAAATTCATTTTTTGAAATGTCGAGTAAAACAGGACATCAGCACTACTACCTGGGTCTAACAAGACCTTTCTTACCAACAGGTCTCCGACCTGTACTGAGATAACAACGGGATCGTCGAGGTTTGGGCTTGCTGATGTGCAGTCTGAGGCTGTGAAAGTGATTTCTCCAGTGGGTGTATCCTTTTTGGGTAAGGAGGTCGTCCCCTCAATTGCCAACATTGCTCTGTAGCTCCTCTTTCGGGCCGAACTCGTGGTACCTCCACTGGCGAAGCCCCCTGAGATGCAGTTTATGACTCCTCGTGGCTGGCTTGGGTTTGCCCACTGTCTTTTGTCATTTTCCTGTATTCCTTGATTGGTTGCCTCCGGTGCCTTGTTTCCTCCTCTGTTCTTCCTTCCGTCGACATACTTGTCTAAGAGTCCTTGCCTTGCCAACCGTTCCAATAAGTCTTTTGCCGCCACACATTCGTCTGTTGTATGGCCAAATTTTTTATGGAAGGCGCAGTGTTTTGTTTTGTCGACGAACCTCTGATCCTGATAATTACCAGCCCTGTTCGGAGGTTTGATTATCTTAGCATGAAGTATTTCTTTTATAATGTCTTCTCTTTTCGTGTTGAACCGGGTGTAGTTATCGAACTTGGGGGTAAGTTTGAAAGGTTTCTTCAGCTTTTTGCTGCTTGGTGATCTGAGGGTCTTTTCTTCCTCCCTTCTTGGTTGGTGCTTATCTGTCTTCCGTGCTTCCCGAAGCTCTTCGATCTCCATTTGGCCAGCGGCCTTTTCTCGGAATTCGTCTAACGTTTTTGGTTTTGTTACTGCGATCGTTTCTTGGAACTTGCCAGGTCTGAGGCCACTTTTGAGGGCGTGCAGGTGGACCTCTGGGCTTAGATCTGGAATCTCCATGGTCGCCTCAGCAAACCGCG includes:
- the LOC107606897 gene encoding uncharacterized protein LOC107606897 — encoded protein: MADNGVQQSTQAELLAQIADLQAEVRRIAELSSNSRAGKHGEGDPKSSYQNDIESQKLTPPKEKLTIDNPFSEDIMKFQMPKNFVLPTALEPYKGFGDPRVHIRKFQSMMFFNGASEPILCRAFPTYLDGSALLWFSKLSAGSISSFEELARSFIDYFAASRIYVHGTDYLSTIKQGQHESLKDYMTRFAEATMEIPDLSPEVHLHALKSGLRPGKFQETIAVTKPKTLDEFREKAAGQMEIEELREARKTDKHQPRREEEKTLRSPSSKKLKKPFKLTPKFDNYTRFNTKREDIIKEILHAKIIKPPNRAGNYQDQRFVDKTKHCAFHKKFGHTTDECVAAKDLLERLARQGLLDKYVDGRKNRGGNKAPEATNQGIQENDKRQWANPSQPRGVINCISGGFASGGTTSSARKRSYRAMLAIEGTTSLPKKDTPTGEITFTASDCTSASPNLDDPVVISVQVGDLLVRKVLLDPGSSADVLFYSTFQKMNLSDKIIQPYSGDLIGFSGERVSVIGSVWLRTVLGVHPRSKAVDTQYVVVNCTSPYNIILGRPALNSFGAIVSTLHLCVKFYVQDDVIATVHADHIEARQCYNASLKQQATHRITSAPVQAIYNSEDLPLLKELDPREDFQERPQPIDELEKVIFYDNPNKFTYVGGALSGQERTRLIRILQDNADLFAWTPADMPGIDPGIICHKLAVNPSIRPIAQKKRNLGTERRQASLEETKKLLAAGFIKEVRFTTWLSNIVMVRKNTGKWRMCVDFTNLNKACPKDAYPLPCIDKLVDNASGFNCLSFMDAYSGYNQILMHPEDQHKTAFITEFGNFCFTVMPFGLKNAGATYQRLMDKVFSQQIGRNMEVYVDDMVVKTPTGGSHCSDLAEVFHQVRTYNMKLNPEKCTFGIQGGKFLGFMLTSRGIEANPEKCAAVLNMASPRTVKEVQKLTGRIAALSRFLPTVANRSYHFFQTISKGKQFEWTEACEQSFTELKAMLTSPQILQRPEAGKPLHLYLSVSDQAISSALIVETGKVQKPVYFVSKVLQPVEKRYPKVEQLALALVITARRLRHYFQSHTIIVRTDQPLRQILTRPEVAGRLIKWSIELSEFDIQYQPRPALKSQILADFISEGTNPHEKTEPKTWIMYVDGASNNDGTGAGIILEDGKGTVIEQSIRFSFGASNNQAEYEALIAGITLAIGLQVSSITVHCDSLLIVQQVNGSYQVKDPLLERYWLLVKELISKLNNFELIHVPRENNNRADILSKLATTRKTNQTPNLSQLTLEKPSVNLTPILSIMQEDDWRAPIITYINQGTIPPYEASPKLFRRRASFYTVLGTELYKRGFSRPLLKCLGKEEAALAIDEVHEGVCGNHVGGRSLAAKLLRAGYYWPTLKKDCITKVQRCDNCQKHAKIIHSPAELLHSTEVSWPFHRWGIDILGPFPKAPGQVKFLLVCIDYFSKWIEAQPLARITAEKVQSFLWKNIICRYGIPGELVSDNGRQFTDTRLACFLQNFHIKHHFSSVEHPQTNGQAEAANQVILQALRKKLGDAKGDWAELVPEVLWAYNTTIHSSTGETPFRLVYGAEAVIPVEISNPTLRVSYQMDEDNNQARSAELDIIEEHREKAYLKQKAMQQLIQRRYNRKVIPRTFREGDLVLRKTEEARRIPGHGKLAATWDGPYKITKPLGMGAYSLQTLQGEPVSGTWNISSLKMYVS